A genomic window from Lasioglossum baleicum chromosome 7, iyLasBale1, whole genome shotgun sequence includes:
- the Alars gene encoding alanine--tRNA ligase, cytoplasmic isoform X1 yields MNKIMNAKDVRQAYIDFFKSKGHEYVHSSSTIPHDDPTLLFTNAGMNQFKPVFLGTVDPNSDMAKYVRVVNSQKCIRAGGKHNDLDDVGKDVYHHTFFEMMGNWSFGDYFKKEICTWAWEFLTVKLKLSVDQLYVTYFGGDEKNHLKPDDECKDIWLSLGVPPSHVLPGNMKDNFWEMGETGPCGPCSELHYDRIGNREAAHLVNQDDPDVLEIWNLVFIQFNRETDGSLKSLPKKHIDCGLGLERLVSVIQNKRANYDTDLFMPLFDAIQKGTGAPRYEGKVGTDDVDGIDMAYRVLADHARTLTIALADGGVPDNTGRGYVLRRILRRAVRFATEKLNAKPGFFGTLVNVVVELLGCVFPEVAKDPQQIIDIINEEEAQFLKTLVRGRNLLNRTIAKLESSTIVPGDVAWRLYDTYGFPVDLTQLMTEEKGLKVDMIGYEEAKKQAQLISQSKSGGVDDQINLDVHAITELQNKGIKPTTDLPKYNYTVTNDKLCEEYDFAPCTGTVIALRLNKTFVDQISSGEEAGILLDQTNFYAEQGGQIYDEGFLVKTDDEETEVRIKNVQVRAGYVLHIGSVGQGVLKKGDKVYLNIDTARRRLVMSNHTATHALNYALRKVLGTEVDQKGSLVAPDRLRFDFTNKGAMTPEQVKQVEEITNNLVKEKKKVYAKESSLALAKTIQGLRAMFEETYPDPVRIVSIGVPVEDLEKDPLGPYAMHTSVEFCGGTHLHCTEHIGDFVIASEEAIAKGIRRIVALTGPEATKAQKKASLLQNQLDQLQKTILANKNNVNSKEYVKKVVESTDDVSRATISSWRKDKMRKMLKDLKKTLDDQERAAKTAIANSVVENIQQLIQQNVGCPVLVEVCQAYSNTKALDSALKKIKAISPETSALLVSVDPDAKKIFALSASSKSAINKGLKANEWIQAIAPLMGGKGGGKPESAQASGPNISCLNKLIHTAKNFANLKLGITDIVKKDNQAKKSASVKNSVCSKTSEDSLTLFGNIGSVKCYRAQIVAKLSGQKLVVSQCENSKDVSRDIRLRGNNFELFDSNAIAFYLASDQLKFSNDSYAFTQVLQWLSYADNHILPAVSGWVVPCLSQNIPNYMKANIKTSKEDLFSSLKNLNTILLTKTYLVGERLSLADVALFTTLIPLYEYVFDPATRKPYPNLNRWFLTILKQPEINDTIKNFQLCEKAVKL; encoded by the exons atgaataaaattatgAACGCCAAGGATGTTCGACAAGCTTACATCGACTTTTttaaaagtaaaggtcacgaatATGTTCACTCCAGTTCTACTATACCTCACGACGATCCAACGTTACTCTTTACAAATGCTGGAATGAATCAG ttCAAACCAGTATTTCTGGGAACGGTGGACCCGAACAGCGATATGGCTAAATATGTAAGAGTCGTGAACAGTCAAAAATGCATTAGAGCTGGAGGAAAGCATAATGATTTAGACGACGTTGGGAAAGATGTGTATCATCATACATTTTTCGAAATGATGGGCAATTGGTCTTTCGGAGATTACTTTAAA AAAGAAATTTGCACCTGGGCTTGGGAATTTTTAacagttaaattaaaattatctgTTGACCAATTGTACGTAACTTACTTCGGCGGAGATGAGAAGAACCATTTGAAACCAGACGACGAATGCAAAGATATCTGGCTATCACTGGG AGTACCTCCTAGCCATGTTTTGCCAGGAAATATGAAGGATAATTTCTGGGAAATGGGAGAAACAGGACCCTGTGGACCATGCAGTGAATTACATTATGATCGAATTGGTAACAGAGAAGCTGCTCATTTAGTGAATCAAGATGATCCGGATGTTCTAGAAATCTGGAATCTTGTTTTTATACAATTCAATAG AGAGACCGACGGAAGTTTAAAATCACTACCAAAGAAACACATTGATTGCGGACTGGGTTTGGAGAGATTAGTATCGGTTATCCAGAATAAACGCGCTAACTATGACACAGATTTATTCATGCCACTTTTCGATGCCATTCAAAAGGGTACAGGAGCGCCACGTTACGAAGGAAAAGTAGGTACGGATGATGTGGATGGTATAGACATGGCATACAGAGTTTTGGCTGATCATGCAAGGACTCTTACAATTGCTCTCGCAGATGGAGGTGTACCCGATAATACTGGCAGAGG ATATGTACTAAGACGAATCTTAAGGCGTGCTGTACGTTTCGCAACAGAAAAATTAAACGCGAAGCCTGGATTTTTTGGAACATTAGTGAATGTCGTTGTAGAGCTGCTTGGATGTGTCTTTCCTGAGGTAGCTAAAGATCCGCAGCAgataattgatattattaatgaagaagaaGCTCAATTTCTTAAGACTTTAGTACGTGGTCGTAATTTATTAAATCGTACGATAGCGAAACTAGAATCGTCCACTATTGTTCCTGGCGATGTTGCTTGGCGTTTGTACGACACGTATGGTTTCCCTGTGGACTTAACGCAGCTCATGACTGAAGAAAAAGGTCTGAAGGTGGACATGATTGGCTACGAAGAAGCAAAAAAGCAAGCTCAG TTGATCTCTCAAAGCAAAAGTGGTGGCGTGGACGATCAAATTAACTTAGATGTTCATGCAATCACCGAGTTACAAAATAAAGGAATTAAACCCACTACAGACTTGCCGAAGTACAATTATACAGTCACCAATGACAAACTGTGCGAGGAATACGATTTTGCTCCATGTACGGGTACTGTGATTGCTCTTAGACTTAATAAAACTTTTGTCGATCAAATATCATCAGGAGAAGAAGCTGGTATTTTACTCGATCAAACGAACTTTTATGCTGAACAGGGCGGACAGATATATGACGAAGGATTTTTAGTGAAGACCGACGATGAG GAGACGGAAGTTCGGATAAAAAATGTTCAAGTCAGAGCCGGCTATGTTTTACACATTGGTTCTGTAGGTCAAGGAGTGCTGAAAAAGGGTGACAAAGTTTACTTGAATATAGACACTGCGCGTAGGAGACTCGTAATGAGTAATCATACAGCAACTCACGCTCTTAACTATGCTCTCCGAAAAGTACTGGGCACAGAAGTTGATCAGAAGGGCTCCCTAGTAGCACCCGATCGCCTTCGATTTGATTTTACAAACAAAG GTGCTATGACTCCAGAACAAGTGAAACAGGTTGAAGAGATTACCAATAATCTtgtaaaagaaaagaagaaggtTTACGCTAAAGAAAGTAGTTTAGCTTTAGCAAAAACTATACAAGGTTTACGTGCTATGTTCGAGGAAACATATCCGGACCCTGTTAGAATAGTTAGCATAGGCGTGCCGGTTGAAGATTTGGAAAAAGATCCTTTGGGTCCTTACGCAATGCACACCAGTGTGGAATTTTGTGGCGGAAC CCACTTACATTGCACAGAGCATATTGGAGACTTTGTTATAGCTAGCGAAGAAGCAATCGCTAAAGGTATTAGGCGTATTGTAGCTCTCACTGGTCCTGAAGCAACGAAAGCTCAGAAGAAAGCATCGTTGTTACAAAATCAATTGGACCAACTTCAAAAGACTATATTGGCCAACAAGAATAACGTTAATTCGAAAGAGTACGTGAAAAAAGTAGTCGAATCGACAGATGATGTCTCACGTGCTACAATTTCAAGTTGGAGAAAG GACAAAATGCGCAAAATGTTAAAAGATTTGAAGAAAACACTTGACGATCAAGAACGCGCAGCAAAAACAGCAATTGCTAATTCAGTAGTAGAAAATATTCAACAATTAATTCAACAAAATGTTGGTTGTCCTGTTTTGGTTGAGGTTTGTCAAGCATACAGCAACACGAAAGCTTTAGATTCTGCCCTCAAAAAGATAAAAGCTATATCTCCTGAAACAAGTGCGTTACTGGTTAGCGTGGATCCTGATGCTAAAAAGATATTTGCACTTAGTGCATCCTCTAAG TCTGCCATAAATAAGGGATTAAAAGCGAATGAATGGATCCAAGCAATTGCACCGCTTATGGGAGGAAAAGGTGGTGGGAAACCTGAGTCTGCTCAGGCTTCGGGTCCTAATATttcatgtttaaataaattaatacataCAGCTAAAAATTTTGCTAATTTGAAGCTTGGTATTACGG ATATTGTCAAAAAGGATAATCAAGCTAAAAAGTCTGCGTCTGTTAAGAATTCTGTATGTTCAAAAACTTCAGAAGACAGCTTAACGCTTTTTGGTAATATTGGAAGTGTTAAGTGTTATCGTGCTCAAATAGTAGCGAAGTTAAGTGGACAAAAATTGGTTGTATCACAATGTGAAAATAGTAAAGATGTTTCTAGAGATATTAGGCTTCGAGgaaataattttgaattatttgatAGCAATGCAATTGCTTTTTATTTAGCAAGTGATCAACTGAAATTTTCTAATGATTCTTACGCATTTACTCAAGTTTTGCAGTGGCTAAgttatgcagacaatcatattctACCGGCAGTTTCCGGATGGGTTGTTCCGTGTCTTTCCCAGAATATACCTAATTATATGAAGGCGAATATTAAAACATCTAAAGAagatcttttttcttctttgaaaaatttaaatactatACTACTCACGAAAACATATTTAGTGGGAGAAAGACTTAGCCTCGCCGACGTTGCTCTGTTCACTACTCTAATACCTCTGTACGAATATGTTTTCGATCCAGCGACTAGGAAaccatatccaaatttgaatagGTGGTTCCTTACTATTCTAAAGCAACCAGAAATAAATGACACAATCAAAAATTTCCAGTTATGCGAGAAAGCTGTAAAACTCTAA
- the Alars gene encoding alanine--tRNA ligase, cytoplasmic isoform X2 → MNKIMNAKDVRQAYIDFFKSKGHEYVHSSSTIPHDDPTLLFTNAGMNQFKPVFLGTVDPNSDMAKYVRVVNSQKCIRAGGKHNDLDDVGKDVYHHTFFEMMGNWSFGDYFKKEICTWAWEFLTVKLKLSVDQLYVTYFGGDEKNHLKPDDECKDIWLSLGVPPSHVLPGNMKDNFWEMGETGPCGPCSELHYDRIGNREAAHLVNQDDPDVLEIWNLVFIQFNRETDGSLKSLPKKHIDCGLGLERLVSVIQNKRANYDTDLFMPLFDAIQKGTGAPRYEGKVGTDDVDGIDMAYRVLADHARTLTIALADGGVPDNTGRGYVLRRILRRAVRFATEKLNAKPGFFGTLVNVVVELLGCVFPEVAKDPQQIIDIINEEEAQFLKTLVRGRNLLNRTIAKLESSTIVPGDVAWRLYDTYGFPVDLTQLMTEEKGLKVDMIGYEEAKKQAQLISQSKSGGVDDQINLDVHAITELQNKGIKPTTDLPKYNYTVTNDKLCEEYDFAPCTGTVIALRLNKTFVDQISSGEEAGILLDQTNFYAEQGGQIYDEGFLVKTDDEETEVRIKNVQVRAGYVLHIGSVGQGVLKKGDKVYLNIDTARRRLVMSNHTATHALNYALRKVLGTEVDQKGSLVAPDRLRFDFTNKGAMTPEQVKQVEEITNNLVKEKKKVYAKESSLALAKTIQGLRAMFEETYPDPVRIVSIGVPVEDLEKDPLGPYAMHTSVEFCGGTHLHCTEHIGDFVIASEEAIAKGIRRIVALTGPEATKAQKKASLLQNQLDQLQKTILANKNNVNSKEYVKKVVESTDDVSRATISSWRKDKMRKMLKDLKKTLDDQERAAKTAIANSVVENIQQLIQQNVGCPVLVEVCQAYSNTKALDSALKKIKAISPETSALLVSVDPDAKKIFALSASSKSAINKGLKANEWIQAIAPLMGGKGGGKPESAQASGPNISCLNKLIHTAKNFANLKLGITVPDIVKKDNQAKKSASVKNSVCSKTSEDSLTLFGNIGSVKCYRAQIVAKLSGQKLVVSQCENSKDVSRDIRLRGNNFELFDSNAIAFYLASDQLKFSNDSYAFTQVLQWLSYADNHILPAVSGWVVPCLSQNIPNYMKANIKTSKEDLFSSLKNLNTILLTKTYLVGERLSLADVALFTTLIPLYEYVFDPATRKPYPNLNRWFLTILKQPEINDTIKNFQLCEKAVKL, encoded by the exons atgaataaaattatgAACGCCAAGGATGTTCGACAAGCTTACATCGACTTTTttaaaagtaaaggtcacgaatATGTTCACTCCAGTTCTACTATACCTCACGACGATCCAACGTTACTCTTTACAAATGCTGGAATGAATCAG ttCAAACCAGTATTTCTGGGAACGGTGGACCCGAACAGCGATATGGCTAAATATGTAAGAGTCGTGAACAGTCAAAAATGCATTAGAGCTGGAGGAAAGCATAATGATTTAGACGACGTTGGGAAAGATGTGTATCATCATACATTTTTCGAAATGATGGGCAATTGGTCTTTCGGAGATTACTTTAAA AAAGAAATTTGCACCTGGGCTTGGGAATTTTTAacagttaaattaaaattatctgTTGACCAATTGTACGTAACTTACTTCGGCGGAGATGAGAAGAACCATTTGAAACCAGACGACGAATGCAAAGATATCTGGCTATCACTGGG AGTACCTCCTAGCCATGTTTTGCCAGGAAATATGAAGGATAATTTCTGGGAAATGGGAGAAACAGGACCCTGTGGACCATGCAGTGAATTACATTATGATCGAATTGGTAACAGAGAAGCTGCTCATTTAGTGAATCAAGATGATCCGGATGTTCTAGAAATCTGGAATCTTGTTTTTATACAATTCAATAG AGAGACCGACGGAAGTTTAAAATCACTACCAAAGAAACACATTGATTGCGGACTGGGTTTGGAGAGATTAGTATCGGTTATCCAGAATAAACGCGCTAACTATGACACAGATTTATTCATGCCACTTTTCGATGCCATTCAAAAGGGTACAGGAGCGCCACGTTACGAAGGAAAAGTAGGTACGGATGATGTGGATGGTATAGACATGGCATACAGAGTTTTGGCTGATCATGCAAGGACTCTTACAATTGCTCTCGCAGATGGAGGTGTACCCGATAATACTGGCAGAGG ATATGTACTAAGACGAATCTTAAGGCGTGCTGTACGTTTCGCAACAGAAAAATTAAACGCGAAGCCTGGATTTTTTGGAACATTAGTGAATGTCGTTGTAGAGCTGCTTGGATGTGTCTTTCCTGAGGTAGCTAAAGATCCGCAGCAgataattgatattattaatgaagaagaaGCTCAATTTCTTAAGACTTTAGTACGTGGTCGTAATTTATTAAATCGTACGATAGCGAAACTAGAATCGTCCACTATTGTTCCTGGCGATGTTGCTTGGCGTTTGTACGACACGTATGGTTTCCCTGTGGACTTAACGCAGCTCATGACTGAAGAAAAAGGTCTGAAGGTGGACATGATTGGCTACGAAGAAGCAAAAAAGCAAGCTCAG TTGATCTCTCAAAGCAAAAGTGGTGGCGTGGACGATCAAATTAACTTAGATGTTCATGCAATCACCGAGTTACAAAATAAAGGAATTAAACCCACTACAGACTTGCCGAAGTACAATTATACAGTCACCAATGACAAACTGTGCGAGGAATACGATTTTGCTCCATGTACGGGTACTGTGATTGCTCTTAGACTTAATAAAACTTTTGTCGATCAAATATCATCAGGAGAAGAAGCTGGTATTTTACTCGATCAAACGAACTTTTATGCTGAACAGGGCGGACAGATATATGACGAAGGATTTTTAGTGAAGACCGACGATGAG GAGACGGAAGTTCGGATAAAAAATGTTCAAGTCAGAGCCGGCTATGTTTTACACATTGGTTCTGTAGGTCAAGGAGTGCTGAAAAAGGGTGACAAAGTTTACTTGAATATAGACACTGCGCGTAGGAGACTCGTAATGAGTAATCATACAGCAACTCACGCTCTTAACTATGCTCTCCGAAAAGTACTGGGCACAGAAGTTGATCAGAAGGGCTCCCTAGTAGCACCCGATCGCCTTCGATTTGATTTTACAAACAAAG GTGCTATGACTCCAGAACAAGTGAAACAGGTTGAAGAGATTACCAATAATCTtgtaaaagaaaagaagaaggtTTACGCTAAAGAAAGTAGTTTAGCTTTAGCAAAAACTATACAAGGTTTACGTGCTATGTTCGAGGAAACATATCCGGACCCTGTTAGAATAGTTAGCATAGGCGTGCCGGTTGAAGATTTGGAAAAAGATCCTTTGGGTCCTTACGCAATGCACACCAGTGTGGAATTTTGTGGCGGAAC CCACTTACATTGCACAGAGCATATTGGAGACTTTGTTATAGCTAGCGAAGAAGCAATCGCTAAAGGTATTAGGCGTATTGTAGCTCTCACTGGTCCTGAAGCAACGAAAGCTCAGAAGAAAGCATCGTTGTTACAAAATCAATTGGACCAACTTCAAAAGACTATATTGGCCAACAAGAATAACGTTAATTCGAAAGAGTACGTGAAAAAAGTAGTCGAATCGACAGATGATGTCTCACGTGCTACAATTTCAAGTTGGAGAAAG GACAAAATGCGCAAAATGTTAAAAGATTTGAAGAAAACACTTGACGATCAAGAACGCGCAGCAAAAACAGCAATTGCTAATTCAGTAGTAGAAAATATTCAACAATTAATTCAACAAAATGTTGGTTGTCCTGTTTTGGTTGAGGTTTGTCAAGCATACAGCAACACGAAAGCTTTAGATTCTGCCCTCAAAAAGATAAAAGCTATATCTCCTGAAACAAGTGCGTTACTGGTTAGCGTGGATCCTGATGCTAAAAAGATATTTGCACTTAGTGCATCCTCTAAG TCTGCCATAAATAAGGGATTAAAAGCGAATGAATGGATCCAAGCAATTGCACCGCTTATGGGAGGAAAAGGTGGTGGGAAACCTGAGTCTGCTCAGGCTTCGGGTCCTAATATttcatgtttaaataaattaatacataCAGCTAAAAATTTTGCTAATTTGAAGCTTGGTATTACGG ttcCAGATATTGTCAAAAAGGATAATCAAGCTAAAAAGTCTGCGTCTGTTAAGAATTCTGTATGTTCAAAAACTTCAGAAGACAGCTTAACGCTTTTTGGTAATATTGGAAGTGTTAAGTGTTATCGTGCTCAAATAGTAGCGAAGTTAAGTGGACAAAAATTGGTTGTATCACAATGTGAAAATAGTAAAGATGTTTCTAGAGATATTAGGCTTCGAGgaaataattttgaattatttgatAGCAATGCAATTGCTTTTTATTTAGCAAGTGATCAACTGAAATTTTCTAATGATTCTTACGCATTTACTCAAGTTTTGCAGTGGCTAAgttatgcagacaatcatattctACCGGCAGTTTCCGGATGGGTTGTTCCGTGTCTTTCCCAGAATATACCTAATTATATGAAGGCGAATATTAAAACATCTAAAGAagatcttttttcttctttgaaaaatttaaatactatACTACTCACGAAAACATATTTAGTGGGAGAAAGACTTAGCCTCGCCGACGTTGCTCTGTTCACTACTCTAATACCTCTGTACGAATATGTTTTCGATCCAGCGACTAGGAAaccatatccaaatttgaatagGTGGTTCCTTACTATTCTAAAGCAACCAGAAATAAATGACACAATCAAAAATTTCCAGTTATGCGAGAAAGCTGTAAAACTCTAA
- the LOC143210372 gene encoding mitochondrial ribosome-associated GTPase 2 isoform X2, translating into MNCFRQMKPLIPHIANWKQNGMNVQRCKSISKNIFKPFCTSEWFGNQENVSKALRNIKPKSQKNTENHFLDMKQVKTVGGNGGDGAISFAHLWSNDYAGPDGGDGGHGGHVIFQAQENIKDLSHIETVLLAEHGENGHNKDCFGKNAKHTIVQVPVGTIIRNIEGKIVGDLNINGAMFIAARGGTGGHGNSYFKSNLQQTPCISEYGAQGENLQYVIELRSMAHIGLIGLPNAGKSTLLRAITRARPKVAAYPFTTLRPYIGMILYDDYEQIAVADLPGLISDSHKNRGLGIQFLKHVERCKTLLFILDVSSNEPWTDFETLKHEITQFNIKLNERSVLIAANKMDLPEAKENLEILKQKLSLPIMPISAKMGTNVSTLLKEIRILYDTQKEQDEKENILEGDRN; encoded by the exons atgAATTGTTTTCGTCAAATGAAACCACTAATCCCACATATTGCTAATTGGAAACAGAATGGTATGAACGTACAACGATGTAAAAGTATAAGCAAGAATATATTTAAACCGTTTTGTACCTCTGAATGGTTCGGAAATCAAGAAAATGTTTCTAAAGCGTTGCGCAATATAAAGCCAAAGTCGCAGAAAAATACGGAGAACCACTTTCTTGACATGAAGCAA GTAAAAACTGTTGGAGGTAACGGTGGAGATGGAGCGATATCGTTTGCACACTTGTGGAGTAATGATTATGCTGGACCTGACGGAGGAGACGGTGGACATGGAGGTCATGTAATTTTTCAG GCGCAAGAAAATATCAAAGATCTTTCTCATATAGAGACTGTTCTTTTGGCTGAACATGGAGAAAATGGACATAATAAAGACTGTTTCGGTAAGAATGCTAAGCATACCATAGTACAGGTTCCCGTTGGTACTATAATACGGAACATAGAAGGAAAAATAGTAGGCGACTTGAATATCAATGGAGCAATGTTCATTGCTGCACGGGGTGGTACTGGTGGTCATGGAAATTCATATTTTAAATCTAATTTGCAACAAACGCCATGCATATCGGAGTACGGTGCACAAGGAGAAAATTTACAATATGTGATAGAACTTAGGAGTATGGCACATATCGGATTG ATTGGACTTCCCAATGCCGGTAAAAGTACTTTGCTAAGAGCTATAACTAGAGCCAGACCAAAAGTAGCTGCATACCCGTTTACTACTTTGAGACCTTACATAGGAATGATATTATACGATGATTACGAACAAATTGCAG TGGCCGACTTACCAGGACTTATCTCTGATTCTCATAAAAATAGAGGTCTcggtatacaatttcttaaacacGTTGAACGTTGTaaaacattattatttattctggaTGTATCATCGAATGAACCGTGGACAGATTTTGAAACTTTAAAACATGAAATTACACAATTTAATATAAAGTTGAATGAAAGATCAGTTCTTATTGCTGCGAATAAGATGGATTTGCCAGAAGCAAAG gaaaatttagaaatactTAAACAAAAACTTAGTTTACCAATTATGCCGATTTCTGCTAAAATGGGTACAAACGTATCTACTTTGTTAAAGGAAATAAGGATTTTATACGATACACAGAAAGAACAGGATGAAAAGGAAAATATATTAGAAGGCGATCGTAATTAA
- the LOC143210372 gene encoding mitochondrial ribosome-associated GTPase 2 isoform X1 produces MFFKYVCLLHDTIYLQRASLMNCFRQMKPLIPHIANWKQNGMNVQRCKSISKNIFKPFCTSEWFGNQENVSKALRNIKPKSQKNTENHFLDMKQVKTVGGNGGDGAISFAHLWSNDYAGPDGGDGGHGGHVIFQAQENIKDLSHIETVLLAEHGENGHNKDCFGKNAKHTIVQVPVGTIIRNIEGKIVGDLNINGAMFIAARGGTGGHGNSYFKSNLQQTPCISEYGAQGENLQYVIELRSMAHIGLIGLPNAGKSTLLRAITRARPKVAAYPFTTLRPYIGMILYDDYEQIAVADLPGLISDSHKNRGLGIQFLKHVERCKTLLFILDVSSNEPWTDFETLKHEITQFNIKLNERSVLIAANKMDLPEAKENLEILKQKLSLPIMPISAKMGTNVSTLLKEIRILYDTQKEQDEKENILEGDRN; encoded by the exons atgAATTGTTTTCGTCAAATGAAACCACTAATCCCACATATTGCTAATTGGAAACAGAATGGTATGAACGTACAACGATGTAAAAGTATAAGCAAGAATATATTTAAACCGTTTTGTACCTCTGAATGGTTCGGAAATCAAGAAAATGTTTCTAAAGCGTTGCGCAATATAAAGCCAAAGTCGCAGAAAAATACGGAGAACCACTTTCTTGACATGAAGCAA GTAAAAACTGTTGGAGGTAACGGTGGAGATGGAGCGATATCGTTTGCACACTTGTGGAGTAATGATTATGCTGGACCTGACGGAGGAGACGGTGGACATGGAGGTCATGTAATTTTTCAG GCGCAAGAAAATATCAAAGATCTTTCTCATATAGAGACTGTTCTTTTGGCTGAACATGGAGAAAATGGACATAATAAAGACTGTTTCGGTAAGAATGCTAAGCATACCATAGTACAGGTTCCCGTTGGTACTATAATACGGAACATAGAAGGAAAAATAGTAGGCGACTTGAATATCAATGGAGCAATGTTCATTGCTGCACGGGGTGGTACTGGTGGTCATGGAAATTCATATTTTAAATCTAATTTGCAACAAACGCCATGCATATCGGAGTACGGTGCACAAGGAGAAAATTTACAATATGTGATAGAACTTAGGAGTATGGCACATATCGGATTG ATTGGACTTCCCAATGCCGGTAAAAGTACTTTGCTAAGAGCTATAACTAGAGCCAGACCAAAAGTAGCTGCATACCCGTTTACTACTTTGAGACCTTACATAGGAATGATATTATACGATGATTACGAACAAATTGCAG TGGCCGACTTACCAGGACTTATCTCTGATTCTCATAAAAATAGAGGTCTcggtatacaatttcttaaacacGTTGAACGTTGTaaaacattattatttattctggaTGTATCATCGAATGAACCGTGGACAGATTTTGAAACTTTAAAACATGAAATTACACAATTTAATATAAAGTTGAATGAAAGATCAGTTCTTATTGCTGCGAATAAGATGGATTTGCCAGAAGCAAAG gaaaatttagaaatactTAAACAAAAACTTAGTTTACCAATTATGCCGATTTCTGCTAAAATGGGTACAAACGTATCTACTTTGTTAAAGGAAATAAGGATTTTATACGATACACAGAAAGAACAGGATGAAAAGGAAAATATATTAGAAGGCGATCGTAATTAA